The Sediminispirochaeta smaragdinae DSM 11293 genome has a segment encoding these proteins:
- a CDS encoding BMP family protein, producing MKRGVVLAILFFLLAAGMLFAAGSQEASEEEALKVALALPGPISDNGWSASAYEGLMMIEENYGAEVSYTENVSTSDMEDVFRSYSELGYSIIFGHGSQFTDAIHAVAGDYPDIQFIIINGNSPKAPNIACIQVADDQQGFMMGAVAALLTKTGTIGVIGGVEIPPIKMAVDGYMLGAKYADPNVEVLSTLTGSFDDVAKAKETALAMIGNGADIVGAIANQAGLGSIEGCKERGVMAVGSNQDQNPVAPDTVVVSVVKSIPVLFTFAFEKMAEGSLEPKVYRLGVNEGAVYLSSWHGFEDKVPAEVKAKLETIKDEVGSGTVKTQP from the coding sequence ATGAAAAGAGGAGTAGTACTGGCTATACTGTTTTTCCTGCTGGCTGCGGGAATGCTGTTTGCCGCCGGTTCCCAGGAAGCGAGTGAGGAAGAAGCCCTAAAGGTTGCTTTGGCACTTCCCGGCCCCATTAGCGACAATGGCTGGAGTGCATCTGCCTATGAAGGCTTGATGATGATTGAAGAGAACTATGGCGCCGAGGTCTCTTACACCGAGAATGTAAGTACCAGCGACATGGAAGATGTATTTCGCAGCTATTCGGAACTTGGTTACAGTATCATCTTCGGCCACGGTTCCCAGTTTACCGATGCTATCCATGCTGTGGCCGGTGATTATCCTGATATCCAGTTTATTATTATCAATGGAAACAGCCCGAAGGCTCCCAACATCGCCTGTATTCAGGTTGCGGATGATCAGCAGGGCTTCATGATGGGGGCCGTAGCAGCTTTGCTGACGAAAACCGGGACCATTGGGGTTATCGGTGGTGTCGAAATTCCCCCCATCAAAATGGCGGTGGATGGCTACATGCTCGGTGCAAAGTATGCGGATCCCAATGTCGAGGTCCTCAGTACCCTTACCGGAAGCTTCGACGATGTAGCCAAGGCAAAGGAAACCGCCCTTGCCATGATAGGAAACGGCGCCGATATTGTCGGTGCGATTGCAAACCAGGCCGGGCTCGGCTCCATCGAGGGGTGTAAGGAACGCGGCGTCATGGCTGTTGGGTCAAATCAGGACCAGAATCCCGTTGCTCCCGATACCGTCGTTGTCAGTGTGGTCAAGAGCATTCCCGTTCTTTTTACCTTTGCCTTCGAAAAGATGGCCGAGGGTAGCCTGGAGCCAAAAGTGTATCGCCTCGGTGTCAACGAGGGAGCGGTCTACCTTTCTTCCTGGCATGGTTTTGAAGATAAAGTACCTGCCGAAGTGAAGGCAAAACTTGAAACGATTAAGGACGAAGTCGGTAGTGGTACGGTAAAGACCCAGCCGTAG
- a CDS encoding flavodoxin family protein produces MAKILGICGSPRNGATEYALKEALKAAESVDGIETEFWTIRGKKIRPCIHCDTCIKKKTMCVIADDLKELEAPFLEADGLLIASPVYDMGITSQLTALFNRLRPIYLVHPGKLRGKPGAALTSGGTRHGGQEFTLQIIHNFYLMHEMFAFGGLGGCYNGGTIWSKDRKAEGAREDTVGMDTVRRVGQGLAEAVLVTSHGRAWYEKTFAPIKEEDASPLRDH; encoded by the coding sequence ATGGCGAAGATTCTTGGTATTTGCGGGAGCCCCCGAAACGGGGCAACGGAATACGCATTGAAAGAAGCCTTGAAAGCAGCCGAATCGGTCGACGGCATAGAGACCGAATTCTGGACCATAAGGGGAAAGAAAATTCGCCCTTGTATCCACTGTGATACCTGCATAAAAAAGAAGACGATGTGCGTGATAGCCGATGATCTGAAAGAGCTCGAAGCCCCCTTCCTTGAGGCCGATGGCCTACTTATCGCCTCTCCCGTCTATGACATGGGAATAACAAGCCAGTTGACCGCCCTTTTCAACCGTCTGCGGCCCATCTATCTCGTCCATCCCGGAAAATTGCGAGGCAAGCCTGGTGCGGCTCTTACCAGCGGCGGAACCCGCCATGGCGGTCAGGAGTTCACACTGCAGATCATTCATAACTTCTATCTGATGCATGAGATGTTTGCCTTTGGAGGACTGGGCGGTTGCTATAACGGTGGTACCATCTGGTCCAAAGACCGAAAGGCCGAAGGTGCTCGGGAAGATACCGTCGGTATGGATACTGTCCGCAGGGTGGGGCAGGGGCTTGCCGAGGCCGTTCTGGTTACCAGCCACGGAAGAGCATGGTATGAGAAGACCTTTGCTCCCATAAAGGAAGAGGACGCCTCACCCTTACGGGACCACTAA
- a CDS encoding PFL family protein, whose translation MLDTLEIMDTIRMITVDKLDIRTITMGISLQDCADPDAKAAQKKIYDKITRLAGNLVEVGREIESEYGIPIINKRIAVTPISIVAAASECENYVGFAQTLDKAAKAVGVDFVGGFSALVHKGFSTSDIRLIDSIPEALTLTDRVCSSINVATTKAGINMDAVARMGAVVKAAAERTADREGIACAKLVVFANVPEDNPFMAGAMHGIGEPECTINVGISGPGTVKAALEKVHGERFDVVAETVKRTAFKIARAGQLVAREASRRLNVPFGIIDLSLAPTPAVGDSVAEILEEMGLQSAGAPGTTAALALLNDAVKKGGIMASSHVGGLSGAFIPVSEDAGMIRAVKAGALSLEKMEAMTCVCSVGLDMIAVPGDTSASTISAIIADEMALGVVNNKTTAVRIIPAPGKGVGDSVTYGGLLGTAPVMPVNAFSAADFISRGGRIPAPLHSVRN comes from the coding sequence ATGCTCGATACACTTGAGATCATGGACACCATCCGGATGATCACCGTGGACAAACTCGACATCCGGACCATCACCATGGGGATCTCCCTTCAGGACTGTGCTGATCCCGATGCGAAGGCCGCTCAAAAGAAGATCTACGACAAGATCACCCGCCTTGCCGGTAATCTTGTCGAGGTCGGCAGGGAAATCGAATCGGAATACGGTATTCCCATCATCAATAAGCGGATAGCAGTCACCCCTATTTCCATTGTGGCCGCGGCCTCAGAATGCGAAAATTATGTGGGGTTCGCCCAAACATTGGATAAGGCGGCAAAGGCGGTGGGAGTCGATTTCGTCGGCGGCTTTTCCGCCCTTGTCCATAAGGGCTTTTCAACTTCCGACATTCGTCTGATCGATTCGATTCCCGAGGCCCTCACCCTTACCGACAGGGTCTGCTCTTCGATCAACGTCGCTACAACAAAGGCCGGAATCAACATGGATGCAGTGGCACGAATGGGTGCGGTGGTGAAGGCTGCCGCCGAAAGAACTGCGGATAGAGAAGGCATCGCATGTGCAAAGCTGGTGGTCTTTGCAAATGTCCCTGAGGACAACCCCTTTATGGCCGGGGCGATGCACGGGATAGGAGAGCCGGAGTGTACCATCAATGTCGGAATCAGCGGACCGGGTACGGTAAAGGCCGCACTGGAAAAGGTCCACGGGGAACGGTTCGACGTGGTCGCCGAGACGGTCAAAAGGACGGCCTTTAAGATCGCACGGGCAGGGCAGCTGGTGGCGAGAGAGGCCTCCAGAAGACTCAATGTCCCATTCGGCATCATCGATCTTTCTCTCGCTCCCACCCCAGCCGTGGGAGACAGTGTTGCGGAAATTCTGGAGGAGATGGGGCTCCAGTCCGCAGGTGCCCCGGGAACCACCGCCGCCCTCGCCCTTTTAAACGATGCCGTCAAGAAAGGGGGTATCATGGCAAGCTCCCATGTGGGGGGGCTCAGCGGCGCCTTCATTCCCGTGAGTGAGGATGCAGGTATGATCAGGGCGGTGAAGGCCGGCGCGCTAAGTCTTGAGAAGATGGAAGCGATGACCTGTGTTTGTTCGGTGGGTCTCGATATGATCGCCGTGCCGGGAGATACCAGCGCTTCGACCATATCGGCAATTATCGCCGACGAGATGGCCCTCGGGGTCGTGAACAATAAAACCACGGCGGTGCGTATCATTCCCGCTCCAGGAAAGGGTGTCGGTGATTCGGTAACATACGGAGGTCTTTTGGGAACGGCACCGGTGATGCCGGTCAATGCCTTTTCCGCAGCTGACTTTATCAGCAGGGGCGGAAGAATTCCGGCTCCGCTGCACAGCGTTCGTAACTAA
- a CDS encoding ACT domain-containing protein: MKAIITVVGEDKVGIIAGVSGALAQRKVNILDITQTILQNYFTMMMLVELSEMELSLEKLKTALEEIGKQLGVSIRIQHEEIFRTMHRV, translated from the coding sequence ATGAAAGCGATTATAACGGTAGTTGGAGAAGATAAAGTTGGTATCATTGCCGGTGTGAGCGGGGCCCTGGCCCAGCGCAAGGTGAATATCCTGGACATCACCCAGACAATTCTACAAAATTATTTCACCATGATGATGTTGGTGGAGCTTTCCGAAATGGAGCTCTCTCTCGAAAAGCTCAAGACGGCTCTGGAAGAGATCGGCAAGCAGCTTGGTGTTTCGATTCGAATCCAGCATGAAGAGATCTTCAGAACCATGCACAGGGTATAG
- a CDS encoding ABC transporter permease, with protein sequence MRKSTIDLSKAVSPLLAIFFALLFGGAAIYLLGFNPLAAYASLAKGSVGSIKAVTETIVKAVPLIFTGLGFAVAKRCGMINIGAEGQLYMGGLFATAVGVYWDFLPPGIHLLAALAAGVVGGGMWGALAGWFKVRFGASEIITTIMLNYIASLFISFLVTGPMKEPKGEFPQSSQIAHTAQLPRILPGTRLHLGFIVALLALAFFYYFLWKTASGYEMRVVGMNPEAARYAGMNTAKSSLLAMFMAGGFSGLAGATEILGVQFRLFQNFSPGYGFDGIAVALLGRNTPIGIFLSGLLFGMLRAGANMMQMLAKVPVSVISIMQAFVILFVVGRSFFETRKSRVNILESESESDLEAEVGEGDRV encoded by the coding sequence ATGCGAAAAAGCACAATTGATCTGAGTAAGGCCGTTTCGCCTCTTTTGGCGATCTTTTTTGCTCTGCTTTTTGGGGGGGCTGCCATCTATCTCCTTGGCTTTAACCCTCTTGCGGCATATGCGAGCCTTGCTAAGGGCTCTGTTGGCAGTATCAAGGCCGTGACCGAAACCATCGTCAAGGCCGTTCCCCTCATATTTACCGGACTCGGTTTCGCCGTTGCCAAACGGTGTGGGATGATCAACATCGGCGCAGAGGGGCAACTCTACATGGGCGGCCTTTTTGCCACCGCCGTCGGGGTCTATTGGGATTTCCTGCCCCCCGGGATCCATCTGTTGGCTGCCCTTGCCGCCGGCGTTGTCGGAGGCGGGATGTGGGGCGCCCTTGCCGGTTGGTTTAAGGTTCGTTTCGGTGCGAGCGAAATCATCACCACCATCATGCTCAATTATATCGCTAGCCTTTTTATCAGCTTTTTGGTGACCGGCCCCATGAAGGAGCCCAAGGGAGAGTTTCCCCAGAGTTCCCAAATCGCCCATACGGCTCAGCTTCCCCGAATCCTGCCGGGAACGCGATTACACCTCGGCTTTATTGTGGCCCTTCTTGCGCTTGCCTTTTTCTACTATTTTCTTTGGAAAACCGCCTCAGGCTACGAGATGAGGGTGGTGGGGATGAACCCGGAAGCGGCTCGCTATGCAGGAATGAACACTGCCAAAAGCAGTCTTCTTGCCATGTTTATGGCCGGGGGCTTCTCGGGCCTGGCCGGTGCCACGGAAATCCTCGGTGTCCAGTTCAGGCTCTTTCAGAATTTCTCGCCCGGATACGGTTTCGACGGAATTGCCGTTGCCTTGTTGGGGCGGAACACCCCGATTGGTATTTTCCTTTCCGGCCTTTTATTCGGCATGTTGCGGGCCGGGGCAAATATGATGCAGATGCTGGCCAAGGTTCCCGTTTCCGTTATTTCGATCATGCAGGCCTTTGTCATTCTTTTTGTGGTTGGGCGGAGCTTTTTCGAGACACGGAAGAGTAGGGTGAATATCCTTGAATCGGAGTCTGAATCCGACCTCGAGGCAGAAGTGGGCGAGGGAGACAGGGTATGA
- a CDS encoding ABC transporter permease: protein MMEWIFEFIAADLRTMTPILLAALGMAFSERAGSVNIGAEGIMLIGALAGAAGSFLFGSIWAGAFVAMASGALIALLFAYLTVTLYADQIVVGAGLNVLGLGLSTSIARVLFGVNTTPPQLDAYKIVPIPLLEKIPLLGPALFQQKLLVYVAIVLVPIVHFILFRTNMGLKIRAVGEHPQACDTLGINVYRTRYATLIISGVFLGLAGSYVSLGLLSFFTENMISGRGFIALAAVVFGKWKPKGILFAALLFGAGDALQFRLQASGTEIPYQFLLMVPYVLTIAALIGLVGKAKGPAARGKPYLK from the coding sequence ATGATGGAGTGGATATTTGAATTCATAGCCGCCGATCTGCGTACCATGACGCCGATTCTTCTTGCTGCCCTCGGTATGGCCTTCAGCGAACGGGCCGGTTCGGTCAATATCGGCGCCGAAGGCATCATGCTGATCGGAGCACTGGCAGGGGCTGCCGGCTCCTTTCTTTTCGGCAGCATCTGGGCCGGCGCCTTTGTGGCCATGGCAAGCGGGGCCCTTATTGCGCTTCTGTTTGCCTATCTTACGGTCACCCTCTACGCCGACCAGATTGTCGTCGGTGCCGGCTTAAATGTCCTGGGACTCGGTCTGAGTACAAGCATTGCAAGGGTCCTTTTCGGGGTTAATACTACTCCGCCACAGCTTGACGCCTATAAGATTGTCCCCATTCCCTTGCTTGAAAAGATCCCTCTGCTTGGCCCCGCCCTTTTTCAACAAAAACTGTTGGTCTATGTTGCCATAGTCTTGGTCCCTATCGTCCATTTTATTCTCTTTCGAACCAACATGGGCTTGAAAATACGGGCAGTGGGCGAGCATCCACAGGCTTGTGATACCCTTGGTATCAATGTCTACCGAACCCGCTATGCAACGCTTATCATCAGCGGGGTTTTTCTCGGCCTTGCAGGATCCTATGTAAGTTTGGGACTTTTGAGTTTTTTCACCGAGAACATGATATCGGGGCGCGGTTTTATTGCTCTGGCTGCGGTGGTGTTCGGAAAGTGGAAGCCAAAGGGCATTCTTTTTGCCGCCCTGCTCTTTGGGGCTGGGGATGCCCTTCAGTTTAGGCTGCAGGCCTCAGGGACGGAAATCCCCTATCAATTTTTGCTAATGGTGCCCTATGTCCTTACGATAGCGGCGCTGATTGGTCTGGTCGGTAAGGCCAAGGGACCTGCGGCCAGGGGCAAGCCCTATTTAAAATGA
- a CDS encoding ABC transporter ATP-binding protein, with amino-acid sequence MSPVLEMNGIVKRFPGVLANDHVDLRVEKGEVHALLGENGAGKSTLMNVLYGMYEADEGDIRFKDQEVHVKGPGDAIALGIGMVHQHFMLVPALTVVENVILGMKDNGRVLDLKAAAEKITALAERYTMKIEPFTLVGQMSVGQQQRLEILKALYRGAELLILDEPTAVLTPQEVKGLFNMIGAFTSEGRTVIFISHKLKEVMAISDRVTVLRSGKVAHTLHTSDTDPKELARLMVGREIDLSCEKFSCADNREVLRMERVCAENEKGMAILKELNLTIREGEILGVAGVDGNGQDELAEVLTGLRRVTSGTITMNEKDITNASCRHILNQGVSHIPADRQLRGMIGDMNVVENLLLMRYHDRPFAKPFHLDWKRIEHRAETLVKEFQVKTPGIKVPMATLSGGNQQKVVLGREIERNPKLLVAMHPVRGLDIGATEYIHKRIIEQRDRGCAILLISTELEEILELSDRIVVMYEGEIMGSVDCSCVTIEQLGLMMAGHRWEEVAGEKSEG; translated from the coding sequence ATGAGTCCGGTTCTTGAGATGAACGGAATCGTTAAACGCTTTCCCGGGGTCCTTGCCAACGATCATGTCGACCTCCGAGTGGAAAAGGGTGAGGTGCATGCCCTGCTCGGGGAAAATGGGGCGGGGAAGTCGACCCTGATGAATGTACTTTACGGCATGTATGAGGCCGACGAAGGAGATATTCGCTTTAAAGATCAAGAGGTGCATGTTAAGGGGCCCGGGGATGCTATCGCTCTCGGTATTGGTATGGTTCATCAGCATTTTATGCTCGTTCCTGCCCTTACCGTGGTCGAAAATGTGATTCTCGGTATGAAGGATAACGGCAGGGTCCTCGATCTTAAAGCGGCCGCCGAGAAGATTACCGCCCTTGCAGAACGCTACACAATGAAAATCGAACCCTTTACCCTTGTCGGTCAGATGAGCGTAGGACAGCAGCAGCGCCTGGAGATTCTGAAGGCCCTCTATCGAGGTGCCGAATTACTGATTCTGGACGAGCCGACAGCGGTGCTTACCCCACAAGAGGTAAAAGGTCTGTTCAATATGATTGGGGCCTTTACCTCGGAAGGGCGTACCGTCATCTTCATCAGCCACAAGTTGAAAGAGGTCATGGCCATAAGCGATCGGGTTACGGTGCTGCGCTCTGGCAAGGTGGCCCATACCCTTCATACCTCGGATACCGATCCGAAGGAGTTGGCCCGTCTTATGGTCGGTAGAGAGATCGACCTTTCCTGTGAGAAATTTTCCTGTGCCGACAACAGAGAGGTACTTCGTATGGAAAGGGTCTGCGCCGAGAACGAAAAGGGTATGGCCATCTTAAAGGAGCTTAACCTTACGATACGCGAAGGGGAAATCCTTGGGGTTGCAGGGGTAGATGGAAATGGGCAGGATGAACTCGCCGAGGTGCTTACGGGGCTGCGTCGGGTCACATCCGGTACCATCACCATGAATGAAAAGGATATCACCAACGCCTCTTGCCGTCATATCCTCAATCAGGGAGTCAGCCACATCCCCGCCGACCGCCAGCTTCGGGGGATGATCGGCGACATGAACGTTGTCGAGAATTTGCTGCTCATGCGGTATCACGATCGCCCGTTTGCAAAGCCCTTTCATCTTGATTGGAAGCGCATAGAACACCGTGCCGAGACCCTTGTCAAGGAGTTTCAGGTCAAGACACCCGGTATTAAGGTTCCGATGGCAACCCTCTCCGGGGGAAACCAGCAGAAGGTTGTTCTCGGCAGGGAGATCGAGCGGAATCCGAAGCTACTGGTTGCGATGCACCCTGTCCGGGGACTGGATATCGGCGCCACGGAATATATCCACAAGCGAATCATTGAACAGCGTGATCGCGGTTGTGCCATTCTCCTCATATCGACGGAACTGGAAGAGATTCTTGAGCTCTCCGATCGGATTGTTGTCATGTATGAGGGGGAGATCATGGGGAGTGTGGACTGTTCCTGTGTTACCATTGAACAGCTTGGCTTGATGATGGCCGGACATCGCTGGGAAGAGGTTGCCGGCGAAAAGTCCGAAGGATGA
- a CDS encoding sensor histidine kinase has translation MNSKWEQARKNQLSILRFTVLLLFLFLAALMGILFGPVRSALIERDLHEFQTRSELVRNAVDSFLYQSSQIAAQIPSRTRIREELIALREGKRSLESYITFARPKLEDAVLSSPEIAGVYRFQPDGFPITGAGLNKEEFPPLDFDPEKTLILSETGVIDDHPVFFIMLPITDPSFGLAGFDLVAISLKALNQTLQMASLATKGLKSVLFSEGEGLTPIANSGFTAYRFTDVEPIIRGVLPKPLNHKSQLHFSLQGVEQRGELYHITNHWYLLVARDEDELLHESIRQSRLFATVIFSLGIIALAFSILALRFLSGRTLAETEELSRLVDERTSEINLLVREVHHRVKNDLNMVQSFLAIRESQSNDPKIKEILHDAQGSILTMSKIYEYLYQAADDYSSVDLPFFARGLLQNLRTGLSGKELQLHTTIDEITCQRQKAIAIGIIINELVTNSLKYAGDENGIVDISLSIKKQEGNRLRIEVTDNGPGFPDSVLQGEKSFGLTMVNALAQQHGGSLSFANSPQPKVIIDIEI, from the coding sequence ATGAATTCAAAGTGGGAACAAGCGAGAAAAAACCAGCTTTCCATTCTGCGATTCACGGTTCTCCTTCTTTTTTTGTTTCTGGCGGCTCTCATGGGAATACTTTTCGGACCCGTCAGATCGGCACTTATAGAACGGGACCTTCACGAATTTCAGACAAGAAGCGAGTTGGTCCGTAACGCCGTCGACTCTTTTCTCTACCAGAGCAGTCAAATCGCCGCCCAGATTCCAAGCAGAACAAGGATCAGGGAGGAGCTGATTGCACTTCGGGAAGGGAAACGAAGTCTTGAATCATACATCACATTTGCCCGTCCCAAATTAGAAGATGCAGTCCTGTCCAGCCCGGAAATTGCCGGAGTCTATCGGTTTCAACCAGATGGTTTTCCCATTACCGGAGCAGGACTGAATAAGGAAGAATTTCCTCCGCTCGACTTTGATCCGGAGAAGACTCTCATCCTTTCCGAGACAGGGGTGATTGATGATCACCCCGTATTTTTCATCATGCTTCCCATCACAGACCCTTCCTTCGGCCTTGCAGGATTCGATCTGGTGGCAATCTCATTGAAGGCACTCAACCAAACACTTCAGATGGCAAGCCTTGCCACCAAAGGGCTGAAAAGCGTTCTTTTCTCGGAGGGCGAGGGCCTGACCCCCATCGCCAATAGCGGATTTACGGCTTACCGTTTTACGGATGTGGAACCCATCATACGGGGAGTCCTGCCAAAGCCCCTCAATCATAAGAGTCAGTTGCACTTTTCTCTTCAGGGAGTCGAGCAGCGTGGCGAACTGTATCATATCACCAATCACTGGTATCTGCTGGTTGCAAGAGATGAAGATGAACTGCTTCATGAATCCATACGCCAGAGTCGCCTTTTTGCCACAGTGATCTTTTCACTCGGAATCATTGCACTGGCCTTCAGTATTCTTGCCTTGAGATTCCTATCGGGAAGGACGCTTGCCGAAACAGAAGAACTTAGTCGTCTCGTAGATGAGCGGACAAGCGAGATTAATCTGCTGGTTCGGGAGGTGCATCATCGGGTAAAAAACGACCTCAACATGGTTCAATCCTTTCTTGCAATCCGCGAAAGCCAAAGCAATGATCCCAAGATAAAAGAAATTCTCCACGATGCCCAGGGTTCTATTTTGACCATGAGTAAGATCTACGAATACCTCTACCAGGCCGCCGACGACTATTCATCGGTCGACCTTCCCTTTTTTGCCCGTGGGCTGTTACAAAATCTCAGAACAGGGCTATCCGGTAAGGAGCTTCAGTTACACACCACCATCGACGAAATCACCTGCCAGAGGCAAAAGGCCATCGCCATCGGCATTATTATCAACGAGCTGGTGACCAATTCCCTAAAATATGCCGGAGACGAAAACGGTATAGTCGATATATCCCTTAGCATCAAGAAGCAGGAGGGAAATCGGTTGAGGATTGAGGTTACGGACAACGGCCCCGGCTTTCCCGACTCCGTCCTTCAGGGAGAGAAGAGCTTCGGATTGACCATGGTCAACGCTCTTGCCCAGCAGCATGGCGGCAGCCTTAGCTTCGCTAATAGCCCGCAACCCAAAGTGATAATCGACATCGAGATTTAG
- a CDS encoding (2Fe-2S)-binding protein translates to MEKITLFVNGRVRSLEVPKNRTLLRVLREDLHLTGTKAGCETGDCGSCKVLVDGEAVSSCTLPAFRADGKTITTIEGVAASDGTLHPVQRAFIEAGAVQCGFCTPGMIIATIALLNRNPDPSEDEIRSMLDGQVCRCTGYVKIVDAIRQASALLRSSHKDDMDTCEKAQLI, encoded by the coding sequence ATGGAAAAGATAACGCTTTTCGTCAATGGTCGGGTTCGGAGCCTAGAGGTTCCGAAAAATCGGACACTGCTTCGGGTTTTGAGGGAAGATCTTCATCTTACCGGAACCAAGGCTGGTTGCGAGACCGGTGATTGTGGTTCCTGCAAGGTCCTTGTTGACGGAGAGGCTGTAAGTTCCTGTACGCTCCCCGCGTTTCGTGCGGATGGCAAGACAATTACCACCATAGAAGGGGTGGCCGCTTCCGACGGCACCCTTCATCCTGTACAGCGCGCTTTTATCGAGGCAGGAGCCGTTCAATGCGGCTTCTGCACTCCGGGTATGATTATCGCCACCATAGCCTTGCTGAACCGAAATCCCGATCCTTCAGAAGATGAGATCAGGAGCATGCTCGACGGACAGGTCTGCCGTTGTACCGGATATGTAAAGATTGTTGATGCCATCCGACAAGCTTCAGCTTTGCTGCGCTCTTCACATAAGGATGACATGGACACATGCGAAAAAGCACAATTGATCTGA